In the Methanothermobacter sp. K4 genome, GATGTCTGGTTACCTGTATCATTTGATGTCTGGTTGTCACCTTCCGTTGATGTCATGTTATTGCTGGTTTCTGTCCCATTGAGTGTCCCGTTATCTGATATCTCAACGGCACCTGCCATATTCGAGCCCAGAAATAGCACCATAACTAGGGCTATCAGTAGATTCAGTTTTCCCGAAATTTTACCGCCTCCACTGGGGTTTCGGAAACCCCACATACACTCTTAAAAACTGCATTGTATATAAATATTGTGGTTTAAAATCGGGAAAAAAACAATATTAGAGCATTTTAAATCAAAATAAACACTATTACGCCTTTTTTTCAGGGCCATGCACCGGTGTGGTCTTAGCATGACGTGATTAACCGAAGGACAGATATGAAGGCCCAGATTCAGCTTTAGAGCTCTAAAGAGGGTGTATTTTCAGGTTCATGAACCCATGATCCTGATGGAATTGTCCTCAAATCCCATGGAAAGCCACTGTGGCGCCTTCAGCGGTTCCATGAATTGATCAGAGTATCTTAAAATGGGCGCTCACTCCTCAAGTTCACAGACACCCTTGTAGCAGCTGAATATCTCCCCCGATATCCTCTCTGTTGCTTCACGTTTCTCTGAGACAACAACATCGGCCCCTGCAGTGTATAAATTCTCTGTATTTTCAAATCCCCTTATACGGGCGATTATCTTCATTCTCTCATTCAGTGCCCTGGCCTCATGGATCGCGTGGACCGTTGAACGGTAGTCTGCAATGGCCACCACCATAACCGCGGCTTCCGGGACATTGAAGTGCCTGAGAACACCCACGTGGGTACCGTCCCCATAGTATACATTGAGGCCCTCATCCCGGGCCCTCTTAACGGTTTCAGGGTTAACATCTATGCCTATGTAGGGTATGCCGTGGTCCTCAGATGTCTCTGCAAGCCTCCTCCCGGTTATGCCCATACCAATGATGATCAGGTGATCCTCAAGGTTAACCTCAGGTTTGAGGTACCTCCTGCCGTTCTTTATCCTGGGATGGATATCCGCCTGGATGATCCTCTCTGAGATCCTGGGTGAGAGGGATATGAGGAATGGCGTAAGGGCCATGGTTATGAGTGAAACCGACAGGAATGCCTGGAATGTGAAGCGGTCCATCAAACCGTACCTGAGACCTGACTCAGAGAGTATGAATGAGAATTCACCTATCTGTGCCAGCACAACCCCTGTTAGCACCACAACCCTTGCTGAGAACCCCATGATGAAGCCCACGAAGCTGTTGAGGGCGATCTTTATCATCATAACACCAATGAGTGCAAGGATGATGAGGGGCAGGTGCCCCATAAAGAACCCCACATCAAGGAGCATCCCCAGGGATACGAAGAAGAAACTCAGGAAGACCTCCTGGAATGGTAGTATGGTCCCCTGGGCCCTGTGGGCATAGTCTGTATTTGCAACGATGAGGCCTGCAAGGAAGGCACCCAGTGCCGGGGATAGTCCAGCACTCCCGGTGAGCCAGGTTACAGATGCACATACAAGTATCACGGTGAGGAGGAATATCTCCCTGCTCCTTGTGCCTGCAACGATATCAAAGAGCCTTGGGACGATCCACCTGGCAGAGATAAGGGTCCCGGTAAGCACAGCTCCCCCTGTGAGCAGGGTGTGAAGTGGTGTCGAACCACTGGCCCCTGCAAGGAATGGTATTGTGAGTATCATGGGCACCGCAGCCACATCCTGGAATATGAGGATGGCGAGGGAGGCCTGTCCATGTGGTGTCTCTGTCTCATGGAGGTCCTGGAGGACCTTCAGTACAACGGCGGTACTGCTCAGGGCGATGAGAAAACCCATGAAGACAGCCTTACCCGGGTTCAATCCAAGCATCAGTGTCAGGAATGCCACTATCAACACTGTGAGCCCTATCTGCAGTGTACCACCAAGGAGGGCGGTCCTCCTGAATTCACCGAACCTCTCAGGGGACATTTCAAGTCCAATGGTGAAGAGGAGGAGTATGACACCGAGCTCCGCAAGGCTCTCTATGCTGCCTGAGGATATGAGGCCAAGGACCGAGGGGCCGGCTATGACCCCTGTTACAAAGAATCCCAGTATGGTTGGAAGTTTGGCCCGGTTCAACACAATGAGGACAATAAGTGCAAGGCTGAATATGATGACTATCTCCCTGATGAGTGGAACCTCCATGATAACACCCTGTTTTATGACGATCCAGTGCTCTTATCTATATATAGTGTGTATTTAACCTATAAGTCTTAATTAAAGAGAAAAGAGGGTCTTGTTCTTAAATTCTCTATCTTTTATTTGATGAGAGATTTTCTTTTTATGGTAATGCCATCTTAAAAAAATAAATAAGGGTTTTTCACCCTTAAAATGGTAAACTCGCGTATATGCCCTTTATCACTGCGCTGGAAGTGTTCCAGTTGTTCACAATTCCAAGGCTGTTTCTTGAGCTCGTTGCATCTGCAGCGTACCATGTATCGCCAACAAGGAGCTGGGCCCACACATGACCATAGGTGTTCCCTGATGTGAAGTTACAGGTCCCATGAACGTACCTTGCAGGTATCCCTGAAGCCCTTGCAAGGGCCACAAGGAGGTGTGAATGGTCCACACAGTTGGCTGTCCTGTTCTCAAGTGTCCCCAGGGCACCGTACCTTGTGTTGTAGTAGAAGCTGTAGTTCACGTTGTCACGCACCCAGCAGAAGATTGCTGATGCCCTTGCAAATGTTGATGTGAGTCCACTGGTAATGCTGGATGCAAGGGACCTTATCTCCCTGTTATCAACAGGACAGTTGGCTGATGATGCAAGGTACTTCCCGGTACTCTCTCCACTGTAGGGGTCGTTCTCTGGCCGGTTCTTCAGTGAGGACGCCAGCTTTGTCACGGTCACAGTATTTGGAAGTCTCCTGTTGTTGCTGTAGAAGCTCAGAATCCTTGAAACTGAGTATACAAGGCTCTCATACGAGATTCTACCTTTACCTGAACCTGCATAGTTTGGGGCTCTCTGGTTCCTTTCCATGAACCCCTGAACCATGGATGCAATCTTAAGGTACTCATCCCTTTTTATGGTACCTGTCGCATCCCCTGCAGGGTTTGCTGCCTCACCGGCGTTAACCGGTGTTAGAGGGGTGTTCTTCCCCAGATTTATCTGGTTGAGGCATTTAACCATTAGATGCAGGAACTGGGCTATACCAAGCCTCTGGTTTGACACCTGCACATACCCGGGTAGGCTCTGATTCTGATCAATGTATATCTTCAGTGATTTTGCCGCGGAAAGTACCTGTTCCCTTGTGAACCCTGAGTTGCCACTGGCAGCATCACTGCTGCCGGAATTGTTACTGGCCGGGGTGGATGACTTTACAGAATTCAGTGTGTCAAGTCTGATATAATTTGGAAGGCGTTGATTTGTCACTTTAAAATTAATTGCCCTTGCAAATAGCCACACAAGTGATTGGAATCCTATCCTCTGGTCCCTGAAGCTGTATCCAGGGTTGACTCCACTCTGGAGTACTCTACCTGCAACTTCAAGGTAGTCCTTCAGGTAAATTGAGCCTTTGAGCACGGTTCCAGATGTTTCTGACGGTACCTGTACCTGGTTCACTGAGGGTGTCCTGTTGAGGACGTACTGTGCTTCAAGCTGCAGGAACTGTGCCAGGTTCACCTTCACATCCCCCACCTCCACGGTGAGGGGTAGACGCCTGTTCTTGGCAATGAAGGCATTGACACGGACTGCCGCGTCCTCAACATCGGCCCTTGAGACTGATGGGCCCGCTGCAGCGACTGGAGTTTTACTCTTATTCTCCAGGCTGCCCCTAATCTCTGCCGCTGTGGAGTTAGTCTCCATAACTGTACTGCAGGTTTTCGGTGTCATGTTATCAGGAAGCAGTGCTTCTTCACCTTGTGTGTTCTGGGCATAGATCTCTCCGGTATTGAGTAACACCATGCATGCAAAGAGCACGCACAGGAGTTGCATACCACGGGATATACTATCGCCTCCAGATGCAGGAAGGAATCCTGCAAGGATATATTTTTCTCCCTGATTTTATTTATAGATTTTGATATTATTCTGAACTTTTTTCATGATTTTCCAGTAAAATAAAATCCAGTGACTCCAATAGGCAGTATACTGTTTTTAAACATCGGATAAGCAGATACCGGTTAAAATCTTTCTCTGTACCTTATCTCTGAGAATTCTATCCGGAACTCTGTACCACTACCAGATGTATACTCAAGTGTCCCATCCAGCTGCCCGGTGAGGTTCCTCACAAGGAGCATCCCCAGGCTTCTGAGGTTCTCAAAGCTGAAATCAGGAGGGAGGCCCACACCATTATCAGCAACCCTTAAGACGAACCGGTCACCCCTCCTTTTAAGGGAGACAAGGAGTTCACCATCGCCGTTGGGGAAGGCATACTTGAAGGCATTTGTCACAAGTTCATTGACTATAAGACCGAGGGGCATTATGGTGTCAATGTTCAGTTTAACCCTATCAACATCAAATCTGACATCAACACTCTGATCAGGCTTCTGGTAGGAGAACATGATGCTCCTCACAAGACCCTCAATATAGCCCCGGACGTCTATATCGGAGAGGTTTTCTGATCTGTAGAGCTTCTCATGTATCATGGACATGCTCATCACCCTCCCCTGACTGTCCTTTAGGGTGCTCACAATCTGGGGGTCCTTTATGTAACTGCTCTGAAGGTTCAGGAGGCTTGATACAACCTGGAGGTTGTTCTTGACCCGGTGGTGTATCTCACGGAGCAGCAGTTCCTTCTCCTCAAGGGACTTCAGGAGTTTCTCCTGGTAGAATATCCTTTTGAGTGTGGATGCAGCCTCTGCCCCAATGGTCTCAAGGAGCTTAAGCTCGTATTCGTCGGGTTCATGACCGTTCCTGAACACGAAGAATCCCAGGAGATCATCCCCGTGCCTCATGGCAGCTACGATTACCCCACCATCCACAAAGACATTCTCAAGAGAGAGACCCTCCAGGATACCTGTGAGGTCAGTGTCCTGGAATTCATGACCATTTCCCTCAGCAGGAACCGGCTTACCATCCTCCATGATGTAAGCCTGCCCCTCCTTAAGGGATAGGTGTTCATGGGTGAGGCTGAAGACATTCCTGAATAGCTCCTCAGGGCTTTCGCTGTGGTTTATCAGGGTTATGGCCTCATTGATAACCCTGAACTCGTGCAGCCTCATCCTGGTGAGCCTCTCCGATTCCTTTGACTCCTCTATCCTGTCCCTGAGCCTGAGTGTGTGTCGGAGGTCCTGGGCAACCAGGGAGTACCCGATTGAGTCGGCATCCTCCCTTATAAGGGATATGAAGAGCTTCACGGGTATTCTCCTCCCCCCTGAGGTGATGTAGTCAATCTGGACTGGCCTGTGGTGATAGTCGCCCTTTCCACCGGCATTCTGCCTTATAAACTCAAATTCCTCTTCAAGGATATCGTGGTGTTCAGGTGCAACCAGGGACCTCCAGTCATCTGCATATTCAACACCAAGCTCCTTAATGGCCCTGTAGTTCAATCGGATAACCCTTCCATGGGAGTCCAGGAGAACAACAAGGTCTGTGACCTTATCTATTATGCTCTCCCCGGCTAGTGATGGGTTTATGGTGATGGGTGGGTAGTGGAGCAGGGCATAGGCCATACCCCCCGTGGCAAGGAGTGCTATTATGTGGCTTATGGCCTGAATACTGTGAACCCCAATGGAGGGAAGCAATGAGTTGACCACCCAGCATGCGATCAGGCTGAGGGATGATGCCATGAATATTATGGTGGACATCTTCCTTTCACGTTGAGATGGGGCAGTCCTTGCATGGTTCCATATTATTGAGACCGCAGCTGCGAAGTACCCCACAAGGTAGATCTCAAAGAGCAGCCACCAGATCCCGTTCTCCTCAAGCTGTATGTTCCAGAGGCCACCATCAGGGACTATCACAGGTGTTATGAGTGCAGTCTTAAGGAGGAGGTATATGAAAAGGAAGGCTGGAATCAGGGTTACGAGTGAGGCAGCCTTATTTATCTTTTTATCACCGGCAGAGAGCACCAGGGCGAAGTTGAGGAAGAGTGCGGGCATAAGGATACGGGCAACCCCTGAGAGGATGTACATCAAAAGCGCCTGTTCCACCGATGATGCCATGTAGAATATTGATAATGTGAGGGCCCACCATGCCATGGAAAGGGCTATTAAAAGGAAGCTCCACTCCAGGTTACCCCTGCTTCTTTTTAGAGGATAGAACCCCATTATGAGGTAGGATACAAATGCCAGTACAGATAGGGTGCTGTAGATGTTCATCCTCCACACATCTTCAAAATTTATACATAAAATGAGGTGGTATATGGGTATATAAAGGTACCTCTAAATATACCTTTACGGTTTTCACTTGCATGGCGTATTTTCTTCATAGTCTGTAATTCACTGACCAATGGTACTTGAACCAATCGTATCATTTAAGAAGCCATCAGACCCCGATTGATACTGCATGCCATCCAGATATTTTGTCTTTATAGACACACTGATGGTTTTATGCTAAAACATTGCTCATGAATTTGGGTTTAATGGGCATATAAATCATATTAGAGTCCTAGTGTTGGGTCCTGTNNNNNNNNNNNNNNNNNNNNNNNNNNNNNNNNNNNNNNNNNNNNNNNNNNNNNNNNNNNNNNNNNNNNNNNNNNNNNNNNNNNNNNNNNNNNNNNNCTGTTATCAACGCATGTATTTGGGTTTAATGGGCATATAAATCATATTAGAGTCCTAGTGTTGGGTCCTGTTATCAACGCATGTATTTGGGTTTAATGGGCATATAAATCATATTAGAGTCCTTTTTAAGTTAAACTCAGCTGTAGAGTATCATTCTTGGTTTTTCATTATCAAAACTCCCTTTAAAGCCATCCATATATGCGTTCAGAATAAATTTTAACCTCCTTAATCTATTCTCACCGCTTATGAGCTGACCACCAATTGAAAGTGGGATGGCTCTTAAAAGGAAAAGGTAGAACTTCCACCGCTTCATATTCATTTTACGAAGCCACACAGAATTCCTGACACCATAATATCTTAACCAGAGCCTATCATAGGGTACCACAGGGACATCCCTGCCGATGATCCTTCTTGACCCGGTATTCACCATTGCACCATCCTTGTGGACGATGGGGCTTCCAGGTATAAGAAGTATACTGCCCCTCCTTCTCAACCTCAAACAGTACTCAACATCATCGAAGTGCAGGAAGAAATCAGCTCTCGGAAAACCAACGTATTCAACTGCCTTAAGGTTAACAAGAAGGCCCACAAAGGAGGCATGATCAATTTCAACACAATCGCCTCTGAGATCATCAGGTGAAAGCGGCCGAACCATATCACCGAAACCTTCAAAGTCAAAAAAGCCCCTGTGTCTAAACTGTGGGGTCCCATCAGGGGACACCTTGAGATTAGCGAGGGCGACAACCCCTTCTGAATCATAGGGCAGCAACTTCTCAAGACTATCCTTTAGTGGTTCTGCATCGTCGTCCATTAGCCAGATCCAGTCGTATCCGTCATGGTAGGCTCTTTTAACTCCCTCGTGGAATCCTCCTGCTCCACCGGTGTTTTCTGGTAGTCTTATATGGATGATCCTGATTTCCTCCTGATTGTGGAGGGTTTTCCTGATTAGTGTTCCTCCCTCCAGGCTGGGGGTGTAGCCCTCTCTGTGTAGTAATTCTGGTGTTCCGTCGGTGGAGGCGTTGTCTATGATGTATATCGCCTGGAGGGGTCTTGTCTGCCTCAGGAGGGCCTCCAGGCATTCCATGAGTAATTCCTTCCGGTTATAGGTCACCACAACTGCAGCCACCCTCAAATCATCAACAGCATCCCTGGAGGTCATCACCTCACCTCCCCTTCAAATACATCAAGTGCCCTCTTCACCACATCATCCATATCATAGTAGCGGTACTCTGCGAGCCGACCAAGGAGTGTGAGGTCCCCGATCTCCTCTGCAAGTCCCCTGTACTCCCTGTACATCTTCTGGGACTCCTCTGTGACTGTCGGGTCGATCTCCTCTGGCCTTAAACCCCACTGCTTCATGGTGTAGTTGAGGAAGACCTTCCTGTAGACGTAGCCCGCCAGGAACCTCATGTCGGGGTCATCTTTTCCTGAAATTTCAGGTATGGGGACCCTTGAACCGTAGGCGTAGCGTTCAAGGAGCTTCTCCTGAATCCTTACTGAGGGACCCTCAGGAAGTAGCCTCTCCATACTATTAAAATTGAATGGTAGTGGGACGTTCACCCCGTCTATGACCAGGACACGGTGCTGGCACTCCATCCACCCTGTGAACCGTGAGAGGTAAATAACATACTCTAACATTTTATCACATATTTTTTGCTTCTTTAGGTTATAAATGACTTGTACTTATTTATTGTTGTTCTGATAAACTGAGATTCAAGGTGTTTAAAAAGAGAAAAGCATATAATCTTCTAATTCTGTTTCATTCAATAATCAAATAAGGAGGTCAACGTTGCAGATACTTGTAATAGGATACTATGGCTGGAAAAACACCGGCGATGATGCTATGCTCTATGCGCTCCTTGAACACCTGAAAGATCAGTTCAGTGGTGTCACCTTCAATGTAACCGTGGATTCAGAGCCATACGCTCCAAGAGACGTGGATTTGAACCCAGTTTCTCCAGGACCCTCGCTGGATTTTATCAGGGCATTTCTAATGTCAGATACCCTAATACTTGGTGGAGGAACCCACTTCTTTGACTATGGAAGGAGACTCCCGAGAATCCTCAGGCTTGCACAGCTTTTCCTGCTCACACTCGCTGGAAGATTAACAGGCAAGAGGGTCTACTTTCTGGGGGTTGGTGTTGAAAGACCCGGGTACTGGTGGAGCAGGTTTCTAATAAGGAACACATGCAGACTTGCCAGCAGAATCTTTGTGAGGGACTCATCCTCACTGGAGGTCCTTGAGGAGATGGGCGTGGATGGAATACTCTCAGCGGATCTATCATTCTACCTGGAATATGAGAGAACAAAAAGGGAAAGGGGGCTCCTGGGGATATCTGCGATGCCATACTTCAAGATATACTCAGCTGCTGATGGGGGGGACGAGGTCATTGTGGAGGCGTTCAGGAGTGCTGTATCAAGGTGGCTGGAGCTCAACCCTGAAAACAGGGTCAAACTCTTCGTATTCAATGGCAGACCACCACATGATGACAGGGAAATAAGCATGAGAATAGCCGAGATGGTTAACGATGAAAGGGTCACCATCCATGATTACAGGGAGGACCCCAGGGAGACCCTTAAGAATGTTGGATCCTGCGGGGCTTTCATTGCAATGAAATTCCATGCAGCAGTCTTCGCATACCTGAACGACCTCCCTGCAATCATTGTGGAGTACGCAGATAAAAACCGTGCCCTGGTGGAGGATGCAGGTTTTCCTGAGAGATCCCACATGACCCTTGATGATATCACAGCAGGGAAACTCGCTGAAAGGGTTGAGGATCTCTACAGGAATCCTGAGAGTTACAGGGCACAGAGAAAAGCTGAAGAAATTATGGGGAAATTCCCGAGACTTGATGAAGCATAGGAGGTGCTCCTATAAGGGTGCTTAATGTTGTCATGCAGAACTACATAGGGGGCCCACAGGTGAGGGTCGTCTCAGTAGCAGAGAAGCTTCTGGAGGAGGGAATTGAGACTGTTATATGCGCCCCACTAACAGCGGAGAACCCCCTGGAGAAATATGCCAGGGCGCATGGCCTTGAATTTGAGGGCATCTTCATGCCAGGTATAAAGGAGTTCAGGGGATTTAGGGAGATAGTTTCAAATCTCATATGGATCCTCAGCATACCCCTAACTGTGATCCAGGTGATGATGATTATAAAGAGGAATAAGATTGATGTTGTCCATGTTAATGGTGTCCTGAACTTCCAGGCGGCCCTGGCAGGTTATATCTGCAGGAAGAAGGTGGTATGGCACCTTATGAGCTCAATGTATCCATCTCTCATCATCTCTGTGATGATGCCCCTTGTTAGGAGAATCGCCGACCATGTAATCGTAATTGCAGAGGGCCTCGCAGATTACTACAGGCTCAAGGGAGACTACACAGTCATATATGAACCCGTGGACCCTGAAAGATTCAGCCCAGCCCAATATAAAGGTGGAGTTTATTCTGTAAGGAGATCCCTTGGATTGTCACCATCAGATACTGTGGCTGCATGTGTTGCCAACATAAACCCTGTTAAGGGCTATGAACATCTTATCGTGGCTGTTTCAGAGATTGTAAGATCCGTGCCTAACTTCAGGTTACTGGCTGTAGGGGACGTCCCCGCGACCCAGAGGGGATACTATGAGAGACTCCTTGAAATGAGAAGATCCCTTGGACTTGAGGACGTTTTTCTGTTCCTGGGCCGCAGGGATGACATTCCAGATATACTCGCCGCATCTGACATCTTTGTACTCCCCTCAATTGCAGAGGGCACTCCCATATCCATAATCGAGGCAATGGCAATGGGTAAACCCATAGTTGCAAGCCGTGTTGGTGCGGTGGATGAGCAGGTTATTGATGGGGTGAATGGTTTTCTTGTTGAGCCAGCATCCCCCGGTGAACTCGCCGCCAGGATTGTTGAGCTTGCCCTTGACCCCAACTTAAGGGAGTCAATGGGCAGGGCCTCAGGGGACCTTGTTGGGAAGTTTGCACTGGAGGCCTGTGTAAGGGCACATAAAAAAATTTACACGTCCTAAAGCTGACGTAAGTTCTTTAATTTCCTGTAAACCGATGGACGGTTCATTATCCAGAGAAGAAGTGGTGTTACAACTATATTCTTAAGGGCAGCGTAGAATGCAAGTCCCGTGTATCCATGGCGCCGGTAAACACTGAAACGGGTTCCAACATTTTTGAATATCTTCCTTGACATATTTGAGGAGTGTATCCTTCTGGCAGTTAAAACACCGGGGGTTCTCTTTATCTTCGCAACCCCCGCGGCCCTTATAAGAAAGTCGAGATCCTCATTGGCATGGAGGTCCTCATCGAACACCCCTACCCTTGCAGTGAGGTTCCTGCGGAAGAGTATGCTTGATGCTGCAATGTATGTTCTCCTGAGCCAGAGTTTAAGGTCCCATTCAGGAGTGGTGGATGTGCCTATAATGTTACCCTCATCATCGATAATATCAACATCAGTGTAGGTCAGGTCATACCCTGAGCATATGGTTTCAACCTGCCTTTCAAGTTTCTCAGGATAAAAGAGGTCATCGCCATCACATAATGCTATCAGTTCACCTGAAGAGGCAGCTATACCCATGTTACGGGCATTGGAAAGCCCAACATTCTTATCCTGTTTAACATGGACAATACGGGGATCCTCCATTTTCGCCAGAAGATCCACCATGAAGCTATCATCTCTTTCATATACAATGACGGCCTCCAGATTATCGTAGGTCTGTGAAAGGATACTTTCTATGCAATCCTCTATGAATGGATCTGTACGATAGGCTGGTACTATTACACTGACTTTCGGATTCATATGCTAGAATCAGCGCTCATCATATAAATTATTTATATCAGCCGGTGAAATTATAATCCCATCAATTATCCGAGGGATGTAATGTCTGAAACTTCACTTTTTATAAAGAGGATTGGGCTGGTTGGAGTAACATACATAGTAAACCTGCTTATCGGGATAATACTTATACCTGTCTTCACCAAGGGACAGCCCCTTGAATATTATGGTGTATGGGTCCAGATCAATGTTTCAATGAGCCTCGTCCCTGCACTGACATGTCTTGGCCTCCCTTACACCCTTGTAAGGTACCTGCCAGGAGAAACCGACACTGAGAAGGTTGTAGATTCATTCTACTCCATACTTGCCCTGGTCTTTCTTGTGAATCTGATTTTATCTCCAGTTATAGCATACCTCATAATCAGGTATGCTGCAGGTAACATGGTATCATTAACACCACCCTTTACAGCCCTCCTTCTTGTACAGGCGGTATACTCTGTTGGGATTGCTTATCTGCGGGCAATGCAGAGGGTTAAAGTTTACTCAATACTCATGATAATCCAGAATCTCCTGATTGC is a window encoding:
- a CDS encoding histidine kinase dimerization/phosphoacceptor domain -containing protein, which codes for MNIYSTLSVLAFVSYLIMGFYPLKRSRGNLEWSFLLIALSMAWWALTLSIFYMASSVEQALLMYILSGVARILMPALFLNFALVLSAGDKKINKAASLVTLIPAFLFIYLLLKTALITPVIVPDGGLWNIQLEENGIWWLLFEIYLVGYFAAAVSIIWNHARTAPSQRERKMSTIIFMASSLSLIACWVVNSLLPSIGVHSIQAISHIIALLATGGMAYALLHYPPITINPSLAGESIIDKVTDLVVLLDSHGRVIRLNYRAIKELGVEYADDWRSLVAPEHHDILEEEFEFIRQNAGGKGDYHHRPVQIDYITSGGRRIPVKLFISLIREDADSIGYSLVAQDLRHTLRLRDRIEESKESERLTRMRLHEFRVINEAITLINHSESPEELFRNVFSLTHEHLSLKEGQAYIMEDGKPVPAEGNGHEFQDTDLTGILEGLSLENVFVDGGVIVAAMRHGDDLLGFFVFRNGHEPDEYELKLLETIGAEAASTLKRIFYQEKLLKSLEEKELLLREIHHRVKNNLQVVSSLLNLQSSYIKDPQIVSTLKDSQGRVMSMSMIHEKLYRSENLSDIDVRGYIEGLVRSIMFSYQKPDQSVDVRFDVDRVKLNIDTIMPLGLIVNELVTNAFKYAFPNGDGELLVSLKRRGDRFVLRVADNGVGLPPDFSFENLRSLGMLLVRNLTGQLDGTLEYTSGSGTEFRIEFSEIRYRERF
- a CDS encoding pseudomurein-binding repeat-containing protein; this encodes MQLLCVLFACMVLLNTGEIYAQNTQGEEALLPDNMTPKTCSTVMETNSTAAEIRGSLENKSKTPVAAAGPSVSRADVEDAAVRVNAFIAKNRRLPLTVEVGDVKVNLAQFLQLEAQYVLNRTPSVNQVQVPSETSGTVLKGSIYLKDYLEVAGRVLQSGVNPGYSFRDQRIGFQSLVWLFARAINFKVTNQRLPNYIRLDTLNSVKSSTPASNNSGSSDAASGNSGFTREQVLSAAKSLKIYIDQNQSLPGYVQVSNQRLGIAQFLHLMVKCLNQINLGKNTPLTPVNAGEAANPAGDATGTIKRDEYLKIASMVQGFMERNQRAPNYAGSGKGRISYESLVYSVSRILSFYSNNRRLPNTVTVTKLASSLKNRPENDPYSGESTGKYLASSANCPVDNREIRSLASSITSGLTSTFARASAIFCWVRDNVNYSFYYNTRYGALGTLENRTANCVDHSHLLVALARASGIPARYVHGTCNFTSGNTYGHVWAQLLVGDTWYAADATSSRNSLGIVNNWNTSSAVIKGIYASLPF
- a CDS encoding glycosyltransferase; amino-acid sequence: MNPKVSVIVPAYRTDPFIEDCIESILSQTYDNLEAVIVYERDDSFMVDLLAKMEDPRIVHVKQDKNVGLSNARNMGIAASSGELIALCDGDDLFYPEKLERQVETICSGYDLTYTDVDIIDDEGNIIGTSTTPEWDLKLWLRRTYIAASSILFRRNLTARVGVFDEDLHANEDLDFLIRAAGVAKIKRTPGVLTARRIHSSNMSRKIFKNVGTRFSVYRRHGYTGLAFYAALKNIVVTPLLLWIMNRPSVYRKLKNLRQL
- a CDS encoding polysaccharide pyruvyl transferase family protein; its protein translation is MQILVIGYYGWKNTGDDAMLYALLEHLKDQFSGVTFNVTVDSEPYAPRDVDLNPVSPGPSLDFIRAFLMSDTLILGGGTHFFDYGRRLPRILRLAQLFLLTLAGRLTGKRVYFLGVGVERPGYWWSRFLIRNTCRLASRIFVRDSSSLEVLEEMGVDGILSADLSFYLEYERTKRERGLLGISAMPYFKIYSAADGGDEVIVEAFRSAVSRWLELNPENRVKLFVFNGRPPHDDREISMRIAEMVNDERVTIHDYREDPRETLKNVGSCGAFIAMKFHAAVFAYLNDLPAIIVEYADKNRALVEDAGFPERSHMTLDDITAGKLAERVEDLYRNPESYRAQRKAEEIMGKFPRLDEA
- a CDS encoding glycosyltransferase family 4 protein; amino-acid sequence: MLNVVMQNYIGGPQVRVVSVAEKLLEEGIETVICAPLTAENPLEKYARAHGLEFEGIFMPGIKEFRGFREIVSNLIWILSIPLTVIQVMMIIKRNKIDVVHVNGVLNFQAALAGYICRKKVVWHLMSSMYPSLIISVMMPLVRRIADHVIVIAEGLADYYRLKGDYTVIYEPVDPERFSPAQYKGGVYSVRRSLGLSPSDTVAACVANINPVKGYEHLIVAVSEIVRSVPNFRLLAVGDVPATQRGYYERLLEMRRSLGLEDVFLFLGRRDDIPDILAASDIFVLPSIAEGTPISIIEAMAMGKPIVASRVGAVDEQVIDGVNGFLVEPASPGELAARIVELALDPNLRESMGRASGDLVGKFALEACVRAHKKIYTS
- a CDS encoding cation:proton antiporter, translated to MEVPLIREIVIIFSLALIVLIVLNRAKLPTILGFFVTGVIAGPSVLGLISSGSIESLAELGVILLLFTIGLEMSPERFGEFRRTALLGGTLQIGLTVLIVAFLTLMLGLNPGKAVFMGFLIALSSTAVVLKVLQDLHETETPHGQASLAILIFQDVAAVPMILTIPFLAGASGSTPLHTLLTGGAVLTGTLISARWIVPRLFDIVAGTRSREIFLLTVILVCASVTWLTGSAGLSPALGAFLAGLIVANTDYAHRAQGTILPFQEVFLSFFFVSLGMLLDVGFFMGHLPLIILALIGVMMIKIALNSFVGFIMGFSARVVVLTGVVLAQIGEFSFILSESGLRYGLMDRFTFQAFLSVSLITMALTPFLISLSPRISERIIQADIHPRIKNGRRYLKPEVNLEDHLIIIGMGITGRRLAETSEDHGIPYIGIDVNPETVKRARDEGLNVYYGDGTHVGVLRHFNVPEAAVMVVAIADYRSTVHAIHEARALNERMKIIARIRGFENTENLYTAGADVVVSEKREATERISGEIFSCYKGVCELEE
- a CDS encoding glycosyltransferase family 2 protein; the encoded protein is MTSRDAVDDLRVAAVVVTYNRKELLMECLEALLRQTRPLQAIYIIDNASTDGTPELLHREGYTPSLEGGTLIRKTLHNQEEIRIIHIRLPENTGGAGGFHEGVKRAYHDGYDWIWLMDDDAEPLKDSLEKLLPYDSEGVVALANLKVSPDGTPQFRHRGFFDFEGFGDMVRPLSPDDLRGDCVEIDHASFVGLLVNLKAVEYVGFPRADFFLHFDDVEYCLRLRRRGSILLIPGSPIVHKDGAMVNTGSRRIIGRDVPVVPYDRLWLRYYGVRNSVWLRKMNMKRWKFYLFLLRAIPLSIGGQLISGENRLRRLKFILNAYMDGFKGSFDNEKPRMILYS